A window of the Cystobacter fuscus genome harbors these coding sequences:
- a CDS encoding heme-degrading domain-containing protein yields MSVSLDQLLAEEAELQFDHLAHEDALALGLKLLERARRDRLPVVIDVALAGLTVLHCALPGCRPDNEDWVRRKRNTVSRFWHSSFYMGRYYAAKGSSLADKPHIDPSEYVDHGGSFPLLVRGLGCVGSITVSGLAQEEDHALVVDVLREWRAGR; encoded by the coding sequence GTGTCCGTGAGTCTGGATCAGTTGCTGGCGGAGGAAGCCGAGTTGCAGTTCGACCACCTGGCGCACGAGGACGCGCTCGCGCTGGGGTTGAAGCTGCTCGAGCGCGCGCGACGCGACCGGCTCCCCGTGGTCATCGACGTGGCGCTCGCGGGACTCACCGTCCTGCACTGCGCCCTTCCCGGCTGCCGCCCGGACAACGAGGACTGGGTGCGGCGCAAGCGCAACACCGTGAGCCGCTTCTGGCACAGCTCGTTCTACATGGGGCGCTACTACGCCGCCAAGGGCTCGAGCCTGGCCGACAAGCCGCACATCGACCCTTCCGAGTACGTGGACCACGGGGGCAGCTTCCCCCTGCTGGTGCGCGGACTCGGATGCGTGGGCAGCATCACCGTGTCCGGACTCGCGCAGGAGGAGGACCACGCGCTGGTGGTCGACGTCCTGCGCGAGTGGCGGGCGGGCCGCTGA